The following coding sequences lie in one Niabella agricola genomic window:
- a CDS encoding LacI family DNA-binding transcriptional regulator encodes MKLNAITIKDIARALGLSASTVSRALRDSYEISEETKKKVRDYADENKYRPNLAALSLRKGKSRSIGVIVSDIANSYFSQVIAGIESVANEKGYNVIITQSKDSAEREQMIVNDLTSRSIDGLIVSLAAGTTDYSLFEEMIERGVPIVFIDRIAEHIETHKVTADNFTGAYDAVRHLAKNGYKKIALIANNKNLSISKERIEGCMKAFEELGLEQDGKWVQFCAAGGSDDREIEKVITSLLDMENRPDALLTLSDTLSLKTLRILKQKQVRIPEEIGLMGFSNFNNSELLDPALSVIYQPSVEMGSVAAKLLLGDIESKRPVTRFTKQVLSTRIITRKSSAPAHL; translated from the coding sequence ATGAAACTCAATGCCATCACAATAAAGGACATCGCCAGGGCACTTGGACTATCTGCCTCCACGGTTTCAAGGGCATTGCGTGACAGTTATGAAATCAGCGAGGAAACAAAAAAGAAAGTACGGGATTATGCCGATGAAAATAAATACCGGCCCAATCTTGCTGCATTGAGCCTGCGTAAGGGTAAATCCCGGTCGATCGGGGTTATTGTTTCAGATATTGCCAATAGCTATTTCAGCCAGGTCATTGCCGGTATCGAGTCGGTTGCCAATGAAAAAGGGTATAATGTAATTATTACTCAAAGTAAAGATTCGGCAGAGCGGGAGCAGATGATCGTAAACGACCTGACTTCCCGGTCGATCGATGGACTCATTGTTTCACTGGCGGCAGGTACCACCGATTATTCGCTGTTTGAAGAAATGATTGAGCGGGGCGTTCCAATTGTTTTTATAGACCGTATAGCGGAACACATAGAAACACATAAAGTAACGGCTGATAATTTTACCGGCGCTTACGACGCTGTTCGCCACCTGGCAAAGAATGGATACAAAAAAATTGCGCTGATCGCTAACAATAAAAATCTTTCCATATCCAAAGAGCGCATAGAAGGATGCATGAAGGCGTTTGAAGAGCTGGGACTGGAACAGGACGGAAAGTGGGTGCAGTTTTGTGCAGCCGGAGGTTCAGACGACCGGGAGATTGAAAAAGTGATCACCTCATTGCTGGATATGGAGAACCGGCCGGATGCATTACTGACTTTATCGGATACGCTATCTTTAAAAACGCTCCGCATTCTGAAACAAAAACAGGTGCGGATCCCGGAAGAGATAGGGCTAATGGGGTTCTCGAACTTTAACAACTCCGAATTGCTGGATCCGGCCCTCTCCGTGATTTATCAGCCATCTGTGGAAATGGGTAGTGTGGCTGCCAAATTACTGCTTGGTGATATAGAAAGCAAGCGGCCCGTGACCCGTTTTACCAAACAAGTACTGTCAACCCGTATCATTACCCGGAAAAGTAGTGCGCCTGCACATTTATAA
- a CDS encoding pectate lyase family protein — protein sequence MHRLLTLILSITVFYGSAQETGVSNSGRALAFPGAEGFGKYTRGGRGGRVYIVTHLNDEGEGSFRKAVSSDEPRIIVFGVSGTIHLKSRLNIKGNKTIAGQTAPGGGICLADQPVVLAGDHIIIRFLRFRMGDRYQNKGMVNGGGGDDAFGGAGRNNIIIDHCSMSWSTDEVCSVYRGDSTTLQWNMLFEPLNYSYHFEEGDRDFEHHGYGGIWGGAHFSAHHNLFAHCNSRNPRFNGVRLGAVSELADFQNNVIYNWGGNNIYGGEGGFYNIVNNYFKYGPATRASVRYRIVNPYKEEKKQIPFGQYYVTGNYVDGAPDVTANNYKGIHMGNNGTEADKQKAIATRPFHAITLPVQSAAEAYTAVLNQTGAILPERDTLDQRIINDVRNRTGALIDVQGHYPHGALYEATVTAWPVLKQVPPPVDTDLDGIPDDWEEAHALNPNNRQDATAFTLDARYSNIEIYINSLVNDR from the coding sequence ATGCATCGCCTGCTGACGCTTATTCTTTCTATCACTGTGTTCTATGGCTCCGCCCAGGAAACCGGCGTTTCAAACAGCGGGCGAGCCCTTGCTTTTCCGGGTGCGGAGGGCTTCGGAAAATATACCCGCGGCGGAAGGGGCGGCCGTGTGTATATCGTTACTCATTTAAATGATGAAGGCGAAGGAAGCTTTCGAAAAGCAGTAAGTTCAGATGAGCCCCGCATCATTGTATTCGGGGTTTCGGGCACCATCCACTTAAAAAGCAGACTGAATATAAAAGGCAACAAAACCATTGCGGGGCAAACAGCACCTGGTGGCGGCATTTGCCTGGCAGACCAGCCGGTTGTTTTGGCAGGCGATCATATCATCATCCGGTTCCTGCGCTTCCGGATGGGCGACCGCTATCAAAATAAGGGCATGGTGAACGGAGGCGGTGGCGACGACGCCTTTGGTGGGGCGGGTCGCAACAATATCATCATCGACCACTGCAGCATGAGCTGGAGCACCGACGAAGTTTGCTCCGTTTACCGGGGCGACAGTACCACCCTGCAATGGAACATGCTGTTTGAGCCGCTTAATTATTCCTATCACTTTGAAGAAGGCGATCGCGACTTTGAGCATCATGGCTACGGCGGTATTTGGGGTGGCGCGCATTTCAGTGCGCATCATAATCTTTTTGCCCACTGTAACAGCCGCAATCCGCGGTTCAATGGTGTGCGGCTGGGCGCTGTTTCGGAGCTGGCCGACTTTCAAAATAATGTAATCTACAACTGGGGTGGTAATAATATTTATGGTGGAGAGGGCGGATTTTATAATATTGTAAACAATTATTTCAAATACGGGCCTGCCACCAGGGCTTCCGTACGCTACCGGATTGTAAATCCCTATAAGGAAGAAAAAAAGCAGATTCCATTTGGGCAATACTATGTAACCGGAAACTATGTAGACGGGGCGCCGGATGTAACCGCTAACAACTATAAAGGTATTCATATGGGCAACAACGGAACGGAGGCGGATAAACAAAAAGCCATTGCAACCCGGCCCTTCCATGCTATTACGCTGCCGGTTCAATCTGCAGCGGAGGCCTATACCGCCGTACTGAACCAGACCGGAGCCATTTTACCGGAAAGAGATACGCTGGACCAACGCATCATTAACGACGTCAGGAACCGGACAGGAGCGCTTATTGATGTGCAGGGCCATTACCCACATGGCGCTCTTTATGAAGCAACCGTAACAGCCTGGCCCGTTCTAAAACAGGTGCCACCGCCGGTGGATACCGACCTGGACGGTATACCGGACGACTGGGAAGAGGCGCATGCTTTGAATCCTAACAACAGGCAGGATGCTACTGCTTTTACACTGGATGCCCGTTATTCAAATATTGAAATATACATTAACAGTCTTGTAAACGATAGATGA
- a CDS encoding rhamnogalacturonan acetylesterase: MKKTWTGILLVFLSAFAPVAEKKTKIFLAGDSTMAIKDQKAFPETGWGMPFVYFWDTSVIVVNKAKNGRSTSSFKKEGLWQSIIAEAGAGDYVLIQFGHNDEVPTKKTYTPEPEFKSNLLQFINETRSKGAVPVLITPVGRRKFDTAGMVTETHAVYSGIVREVAKVAHTPFIDLDRESQQLYQQLGEGPSRLLFMHLLPGEHPHYPAGKTDDTHFTELGARKVAELVLFAIRKQLPELARHIYQPATP; encoded by the coding sequence ATGAAAAAAACCTGGACCGGTATTTTACTAGTGTTTCTTTCAGCCTTTGCACCAGTTGCTGAGAAAAAAACCAAGATCTTCCTGGCTGGCGATTCAACCATGGCTATAAAAGATCAGAAAGCCTTCCCGGAAACCGGATGGGGCATGCCGTTTGTTTATTTTTGGGATACCTCCGTAATAGTGGTAAATAAGGCAAAAAACGGAAGAAGTACTTCTTCGTTCAAAAAAGAGGGCCTCTGGCAATCAATCATTGCGGAAGCAGGAGCCGGAGACTATGTATTGATCCAGTTTGGACATAACGATGAAGTGCCTACAAAAAAAACCTACACCCCCGAGCCGGAATTCAAAAGCAACCTGTTGCAGTTTATTAACGAAACAAGAAGTAAGGGCGCGGTTCCGGTGCTGATTACGCCTGTTGGCCGGAGAAAATTTGATACCGCCGGAATGGTAACCGAAACACATGCCGTTTATTCCGGTATTGTTAGAGAAGTGGCAAAAGTTGCGCACACCCCCTTCATTGATCTTGATCGGGAAAGCCAGCAATTATACCAGCAATTAGGCGAAGGTCCTTCGCGGTTGTTATTTATGCATCTTTTACCGGGTGAGCATCCGCATTACCCGGCGGGGAAAACAGATGATACACATTTTACAGAACTAGGGGCGCGGAAAGTTGCGGAACTGGTGTTGTTTGCCATCCGTAAACAACTACCCGAGCTGGCCCGCCACATTTATCAACCGGCTACTCCATAA